The following proteins are co-located in the Actinomycetota bacterium genome:
- the cysS gene encoding cysteine--tRNA ligase has protein sequence MRLYNALSRQVEEVKPDDGRTVKIYSCGPTVYRYAHIGNMRTFMLGDLIRRVLRFEGKDVVQVMNITDVGHMTDDVSAESRDRMDIAVADEGLSPRKIADKYTAAFLEDVDALNIERADVYPKATDHIPEMIELIGRLMDKGLAYEVEDNVYFDVHAFPAYGRLSGNTLEALRAGHRQELEVDPNKRHPEDFALWKRAGPGRLMKWPSPWGEGFPGWHIECSAMSMKYLGERFDIHTGGNDLKFPHHEDEVAQSDGATGHQVVSIWVYGGFLQQSGQKMAKSAKNITRVTELAEAGIDPLAFRLLCFGTRYRSETDFSWEALEGANQRLRRIRRLMADWKGGERPATSSPPAEELDRRFGDAVADDLNLPQALVVLYEAVGANLPGGAKYDLLASWDRVLGLDLERVASEDVELPADVQELVRERDEARASRDFQRSDAIRGRLVEMGYEVMDTPQGTKVRRLG, from the coding sequence ATGCGCCTGTACAACGCGCTCTCGCGCCAGGTGGAAGAGGTCAAGCCGGACGACGGACGGACCGTGAAGATCTACTCCTGCGGCCCCACCGTGTACCGCTACGCCCACATCGGCAACATGCGGACCTTCATGCTGGGCGACCTGATCCGCCGGGTCCTGCGGTTCGAGGGCAAGGACGTCGTCCAGGTCATGAACATCACCGACGTGGGCCACATGACCGACGACGTGTCCGCGGAGTCCCGCGATCGCATGGACATCGCCGTGGCCGACGAGGGCCTCTCGCCCCGGAAGATCGCCGACAAGTACACGGCAGCCTTCCTGGAGGACGTCGACGCGCTGAACATCGAGCGCGCGGACGTCTACCCGAAGGCCACGGACCACATCCCCGAGATGATCGAGCTCATCGGGCGGCTCATGGACAAGGGCCTGGCCTACGAGGTCGAGGACAACGTGTACTTCGACGTGCACGCCTTCCCGGCGTACGGGCGGCTGTCCGGCAACACGCTGGAAGCCCTGCGGGCGGGTCACCGCCAGGAGCTGGAGGTCGACCCGAACAAGCGCCACCCGGAGGACTTCGCCCTGTGGAAGCGGGCCGGTCCGGGCCGGTTGATGAAGTGGCCGAGCCCGTGGGGCGAGGGCTTCCCCGGCTGGCACATCGAGTGCTCGGCAATGTCCATGAAGTACCTGGGCGAGCGGTTCGACATCCACACCGGCGGCAACGACCTGAAGTTCCCCCACCACGAGGACGAGGTCGCCCAGTCCGACGGCGCCACCGGCCACCAGGTCGTGTCGATCTGGGTGTACGGCGGGTTCCTCCAGCAGTCCGGCCAGAAGATGGCGAAGTCGGCCAAGAACATCACCCGCGTGACCGAGCTGGCCGAGGCGGGAATCGACCCGCTGGCCTTCCGGCTGCTGTGCTTCGGAACCCGCTACCGCAGCGAGACGGATTTCTCGTGGGAGGCCCTGGAGGGCGCCAACCAGCGCCTCCGCCGGATCCGCCGGCTGATGGCGGACTGGAAAGGGGGCGAGCGCCCCGCGACGTCCTCTCCCCCGGCGGAGGAGCTGGACCGCCGGTTCGGGGACGCGGTGGCCGACGACCTCAACCTTCCCCAGGCGCTGGTCGTGCTGTACGAGGCGGTGGGGGCGAACCTGCCGGGAGGAGCGAAGTACGACCTCCTGGCCTCGTGGGACCGGGTGCTGGGCCTCGACCTCGAGCGCGTGGCGTCGGAGGACGTGGAGCTTCCGGCAGACGTCCAGGAGCTGGTCCGGGAGCGGGACGAGGCCAGGGCCTCCAGGGACTTCCAGCGCTCCGACGCCATCCGGGGCCGCCTGGTGGAGATGGGCTACGAGGTCATGGACACGCCCCAGGGCACCAAGGTCCGCCGCCTGGGCTGA